In Mastacembelus armatus chromosome 22, fMasArm1.2, whole genome shotgun sequence, a genomic segment contains:
- the LOC113130623 gene encoding platelet-activating factor receptor-like, giving the protein MLASTTERVVVTGTSGLGVKAGNDSTFLDSEFRYVLFPVVYGIVFILGFFANLYVLFVLRSLREAKAMGEIRIYMANLTIADLLFVCALPFWIDYYSRHGNWVHSDFMCWLIGSLFFINTYGSILFLGAISLNRYWAVTRPLDAASSDHRRRGIIVCIVIWMLTVMMAVPYLRIPATNTDENNVIRCFEGYQNKSESEKKNVAATHFAIIGMFFFFFFLVIVCNFLIARALLLQTLGQSKFTSSTIISKRCHRTMSSSAKRPRGVKRKALQMLLAVVGVFVLCFLPHHVVQGFWTLGVLQIKHGWGHVDWDQETLQALNDVHQITYALMGINCILDPVVYFFATRKFRRFIMGHIKKVGKGEGCSQAVTTQLSMDSRNHNQRLQSEHQQPNAD; this is encoded by the coding sequence AACCTTCCTGGACTCTGAGTTTCGTTATGTCCTCTTCCCAGTTGTCTATGGCATCGTCTTCATCCTGGGCTTCTTTGCTAACCTGTACGTGCTGTTCGTCTTGCGCTCCCTCCGTGAAGCCAAAGCCATGGGCGAAATCCGGATCTACATGGCCAACTTAACCATCGCTGACCTCCTTTTTGTGTGTGCCCTTCCTTTTTGGATTGACTATTACAGTCGTCATGGTAACTGGGTCCACTCAGACTTCATGTGCTGGCTGATTGGGTCATTGTTCTTCATCAACACCTACGGCTCCATCCTCTTCCTTGGAGCCATCAGCCTCAACCGGTACTGGGCAGTCACCAGGCCGCTGGATGCAGCCTCCTCAGATCACAGGCGCCGTGGGATCATTGTGTGCATTGTCATCTGGATGTTGACTGTAATGATGGCTGTTCCGTATCTGAGAATTCCAGCAACCAACACTGATGAGAACAATGTCATTCGATGTTTTGAGGGGTACCAGAATAAGTCTGagtcagagaagaaaaatgtggCAGCCACTCATTTTGCAATAattggaatgttttttttttttttttttcttgttatcgTGTGTAACTTCCTTATTGCTCGAGCTTTACTTCTTCAAACTCTTGGTCAGTCAAAATTCACGTCTTCAACAATTATATCCAAAAGATGCCACAGGACCATGTCCTCCTCAGCTAAAAGGCCCAGGGGGGTGAAGAGGAAGGCGCTGCAGATGTTGTTGGCAGTGGTGGGagtgtttgttctgtgtttccTGCCCCATCATGTGGTTCAAGGCTTCTGGACACTGGGGGTGTTGCAGATCAAACACGGTTGGGGCCATGTGGACTGGGACCAGGAGACTCTGCAGGCGCTCAACGATGTACATCAGATCACCTACGCTCTTATGGGAATCAACTGCATTTTGGAtcctgtagtttatttttttgccaCGAGGAAGTTCAGAAGGTTCATCATGGGCCACATTAAAAAGGTTGGAAAGGGAGAGGGGTGCTCGCAGGCAGTCACCACTCAGCTCTCCATGGACAGCAGGAATCACAACCAGAGACTCCAGAGTGAGCACCAACAGCCCAACGCGGATTGA
- the LOC113130613 gene encoding platelet-activating factor receptor-like — protein sequence MLASTTEQVGVTGTSGLGVKAGNDSTFLDSEFRYVLFPVVYGIVFILGFFANLYVLFVLRSLREAKAMGEIRIYMANLTIADLLFVCALPFWIDYYSRHGNWVYSDFMCRLTGSLFFINNYGSILFLGAISLNRYWAVTRPLDAASSDHRRRGIIVCIVIWMLTVMMAIPYLTSPATNTDENNVIRCFEGYQNKSESEKKNVAATHFAIIGMFFVIFFLVVVCNFLIARALLLQTLGQSKFTSSTIISRRCHRTMSSSAKRPRGVKRKALQMLLAVVGVFVLCFLPHHVVQGFWTLGVLQIKHGWGHVDWDQETLQALNDAHQITYALMGINCILDPVVYFFATRKFRRFIMGHIKKIGKGEGCSQTVTTQLSMDSRNHNQRLQSEHQQPNAD from the coding sequence ATGTTGGCATCAACGACAGAACAAGTTGGTGTGACAGGAACCTCTGGTCTTGGTGTTAAAGCCGGAAATGACTCAACCTTCCTGGACTCTGAGTTTCGTTATGTCCTCTTCCCAGTTGTCTATGGCATCGTCTTCATCCTGGGCTTCTTTGCTAACCTGTACGTGCTGTTCGTCTTGCGCTCCCTCCGTGAAGCCAAAGCCATGGGCGAAATCCGGATCTACATGGCCAACTTAACCATCGCCGACCTCCTTTTTGTGTGTGCCCTTCCTTTTTGGATTGACTATTACAGTCGTCATGGTAACTGGGTCTACTCAGACTTCATGTGCcggctgactgggtcgttgttCTTCATCAACAACTATGGCTCCATCCTCTTCCTTGGAGCCATCAGCCTCAACCGGTACTGGGCAGTCACCAGGCCGCTGGATGCAGCCTCCTCAGATCACAGGCGCCGTGGGATCATTGTGTGCATTGTCATCTGGATGTTGACTGTAATGATGGCTATTCCGTATCTGACATCTCCAGCAACCAACACTGATGAGAACAACGTCATTCGATGTTTTGAGGGGTACCAGAATAAGTCTGagtcagagaagaaaaatgtggCAGCCACTCATTTTGCAATAATTGgaatgttttttgttattttttttcttgttgtcGTGTGTAACTTCCTTATTGCTCGAGCTTTACTTCTTCAAACTCTTGGTCAGTCAAAATTCACGTCTTCAACAATTATATCCAGAAGGTGCCACAGGACCATGTCCTCCTCAGCTAAAAGGCCCAGGGGGGTGAAGAGGAAGGCGCTGCAGATGTTGTTGGCAGTGGTGGGagtgtttgttctgtgtttccTGCCCCATCATGTGGTTCAAGGCTTCTGGACACTGGGGGTGTTGCAGATCAAACACGGTTGGGGCCATGTGGATTGGGACCAGGAGACTCTGCAGGCGCTCAACGATGCACATCAGATCACCTACGCTCTTATGGGAATCAACTGCATTTTGGAtcctgtagtttatttttttgccaCGAGGAAGTTCAGAAGGTTCATCATGGGCCACATTAAAAAGATAGGAAAGGGAGAGGGGTGCTCGCAGACAGTCACCACTCAGCTCTCCATGGACAGCAGGAATCACAACCAGAGACTCCAGAGCGAGCACCAACAGCCCAATGCGGATTGA
- the LOC113130633 gene encoding uncharacterized protein LOC113130633 — protein sequence MLFSFSFLFILSKNTGFAAAVEVSYPQWTTHRSTSPVTTKENLKVVAIPDHPVAAGETVTLYCTAVTVPAFSTWPLVTWQRLENQTWQNVSTNRNLTLTEPEQSGPYRCWAQDQFFQKGISPSHTVRIFAMLPTVVESFGITAFVLSLLALIINLAIVLWLVWQRLGGTLTTSSTPAAKGFPGPEKATKGGLPQTGKEDDVYMNYTNTNQAYSDLDPTNMTADNVYSCLS from the exons atgctgtttaGCTTTAGCTTCCTGTTCATCTTGTCCAAGAACACAG GCTTTGCAGCTGCAGTCGAGGTTAGTTATCCACAGTGGACTACACATCGTTCCACTTCTCCAGTTACAACAAAAG AAAATCTGAAGGTTGTAGCCATACCAGACCACCCAGTTGCAGCAGGTGAAACAGTCACACTTTACTGCACTGCTGTCACCGTGCCAGCCTTCAGCACTTGGCCCTTGGTGACTTGGCAACGCCTGGAAAACCAGACCTGGCAAAACGTGAGCACCAATAGGAATCTGACCCTCACCGAGCCAGAACAAAGTGGTCCGTACCGCTGCTGGGCTCAGGACCAGTTTTTTCAGAAGGGCATAAGCCCTAGCCACACTGTCCGTATCTTTGCCATGCTGCCAACAG TGGTGGAGAGTTTTGGAATAACTGCCTTCGTCCTTTCCCTTCTGGCCTTGATAATCAATCTTGCCATTGTCTTGTGGCTGGTCTGGCAAAGACTTGGTGGCACATTGACCACCTCTAGCACCCCTGCAGCTAAAG GTTTTCCCGGACCAGAAAAAGCAACAAA GGGAGGTTTGCCACAGACTGGAAAAGAAGACGACGTGTACATGAATTACACAAATACCAACCAAGCCTACAGTGATCTGGATCCCACCAACATGACTGCTGATAACGTGTACTCATGTCTGTCATAA